Proteins from a genomic interval of candidate division KSB1 bacterium:
- a CDS encoding LptF/LptG family permease, with protein sequence MILDRYVSRKFLFNLLFSLTAFASIFITVDLLEKLSEFIDRKAPVFVVASYYFYYLPYVIILSMPVAMLLASMFSVGQLSKYNELTAMLSAGRSLHRILLPLFVIGVLISGAMLVFAERVMPVANQRKAEIKQQYIDRIPRNLPARLSNLYFQESADPPAEHRDGSRGNFGEVAVRRIFIGYYDETAKVAQKVSIQNYNGIFITERIDAVQMRWRESSNRQIGVWEMLQGYRRKFDGEREAFARFDTLTMPELSFTPQVLTKVQKDPEEMSYGELQEFIREVARNGGNPERWLVDLYLKISFPLANFIIVLFGAPLAAGRIRSGGAVGVATSLVICFLYFGTVKTSQSMGQNGTLDPLLAAWLGNIIFLAAGLVVLVKARK encoded by the coding sequence ATGATACTCGACCGTTACGTTTCGAGAAAATTTCTTTTCAACCTGCTGTTTTCGCTGACGGCCTTCGCGAGTATTTTCATCACCGTCGATCTGCTCGAAAAATTGTCGGAATTTATCGATAGAAAAGCCCCGGTCTTTGTGGTGGCGAGCTATTATTTTTATTATCTGCCTTATGTGATTATTCTGAGCATGCCGGTGGCGATGCTGCTGGCTTCGATGTTCAGCGTCGGCCAACTCAGCAAATACAACGAGCTGACCGCCATGCTGTCCGCCGGGCGTTCATTGCATCGCATTTTGCTGCCGCTCTTCGTCATCGGCGTGCTGATCAGCGGCGCCATGCTGGTCTTTGCCGAGCGCGTCATGCCCGTTGCCAACCAACGCAAGGCGGAGATCAAGCAGCAGTACATCGACCGCATACCGCGAAACCTGCCGGCGCGTTTGTCCAATCTTTATTTTCAGGAAAGCGCGGACCCGCCCGCCGAACATCGCGACGGTAGTCGGGGAAATTTCGGCGAGGTTGCGGTGCGGCGCATTTTCATCGGATACTATGACGAAACCGCTAAGGTGGCGCAGAAAGTCAGCATCCAAAATTACAACGGCATTTTTATTACAGAGCGCATCGACGCCGTGCAAATGCGCTGGCGAGAATCGTCAAACCGCCAAATCGGCGTGTGGGAAATGCTGCAAGGCTATCGCCGTAAATTCGACGGCGAACGCGAAGCCTTCGCGCGTTTCGATACGCTGACAATGCCGGAGTTGTCGTTCACCCCGCAGGTGTTGACGAAAGTGCAAAAAGATCCCGAAGAAATGTCGTACGGCGAATTACAGGAGTTCATCCGCGAAGTCGCGCGCAACGGTGGCAATCCCGAACGTTGGTTGGTAGATTTGTATTTGAAGATTTCTTTTCCGCTGGCGAATTTCATCATCGTGCTTTTCGGCGCCCCTTTGGCAGCAGGCCGAATTCGCTCCGGCGGCGCCGTCGGCGTCGCCACGAGCTTGGTCATCTGCTTTCTCTATTTTGGCACGGTGAAAACCTCGCAATCCATGGGGCAAAACGGCACACTGGATCCGCTGCTCGCCGCCTGGTTGGGAAACATCATTTTTCTCGCCGCCGGGTTGGTGGTTTTGGTGAAAGCGAGAAAATAA
- a CDS encoding LptF/LptG family permease: MTRFILPRYILREHLGPFFFGFAVITLIFLLNLVFRELSRMLSKGLPWNVVLEFFALNLAWIIALAVPMAVLMATLMAFGRLAADNEITAMKASGVSIYRIVTPILFAASLIAIGMIWFNNAVLPDFNHRARILAGDIARKKPGVSIEPGVWYKNIPDFGLLVQELVDSIQANGKSASSNGVTIARNLLITDHSDPDHNRTISARRGYIELNPRLGALVLTLFDGEVQEIDFTKMEELRHVSFTKHVLSIAVDDMFLRRSESEYRGDREKSAPQMRQEVQANQQLIAESLKALNEHVGRDLQRAVGSAFGLVAAADSVRSNYQPPARADSLTAVERQQRLTALVLSVRQTLYHIENQLAIVRSYERSNKGLLVEIHKKYSIPVACLVFVIIGAPLGFMARRGGLATGGGLSLGFFLLYWASLIGGEDLADREFISPFVAMWSANFIVGALGLYLLRRAAQENVTMDLTKLLWWRKGK, from the coding sequence ATGACACGTTTCATTCTGCCGCGTTATATTTTGCGCGAACACCTCGGGCCGTTTTTCTTCGGCTTCGCGGTGATTACGTTGATCTTTCTGCTCAATCTGGTTTTTCGGGAGCTGAGCCGGATGTTGAGCAAGGGCCTGCCGTGGAACGTCGTGCTGGAATTTTTCGCACTCAACCTGGCTTGGATCATCGCGCTCGCCGTGCCGATGGCCGTGCTGATGGCCACCCTCATGGCCTTCGGCCGTTTGGCGGCCGACAATGAAATCACCGCCATGAAAGCGAGCGGCGTCAGCATTTATCGCATCGTCACCCCGATTTTATTCGCCGCGAGCCTGATTGCTATCGGCATGATTTGGTTCAACAATGCGGTTCTGCCTGATTTCAATCATCGCGCCCGCATCCTCGCCGGCGACATTGCGAGAAAGAAACCGGGCGTGAGCATCGAGCCGGGCGTTTGGTATAAAAACATTCCGGATTTTGGGTTGCTCGTGCAAGAGCTTGTCGACAGTATTCAAGCCAATGGCAAAAGCGCGTCTTCCAACGGCGTCACGATTGCCCGCAATTTGCTGATCACGGATCACAGCGATCCCGACCACAACCGCACCATTTCGGCGCGGCGCGGTTACATCGAGCTGAATCCCCGTCTCGGCGCGCTGGTGCTGACGCTTTTTGACGGCGAAGTGCAGGAGATCGATTTTACAAAAATGGAAGAGTTGCGGCACGTCAGTTTTACCAAGCACGTGTTGTCGATCGCAGTCGATGACATGTTTCTGCGCCGCAGCGAATCGGAATATCGCGGCGACCGGGAGAAAAGCGCGCCGCAAATGCGGCAGGAAGTGCAAGCCAACCAACAACTGATCGCCGAAAGCTTGAAAGCGCTCAACGAGCATGTTGGCCGGGATTTGCAGCGTGCTGTGGGGTCGGCTTTTGGCCTCGTCGCCGCGGCGGATTCGGTTCGATCAAACTACCAGCCGCCGGCCCGCGCCGATAGCCTGACCGCGGTGGAAAGGCAGCAGCGGTTGACCGCGCTTGTCTTGAGCGTGCGCCAGACGCTTTATCATATCGAAAATCAGCTTGCCATTGTTCGCAGCTACGAGCGCAGCAACAAAGGCCTGCTGGTGGAAATTCACAAAAAATATTCGATCCCGGTGGCGTGCCTGGTGTTCGTGATCATCGGCGCGCCGCTCGGCTTCATGGCGCGGCGTGGCGGTCTGGCGACCGGAGGCGGATTGAGCCTCGGTTTTTTTCTGCTGTACTGGGCCTCGCTCATCGGCGGCGAAGATTTGGCCGATCGCGAATTCATTTCACCGTTCGTCGCCATGTGGTCCGCCAATTTCATCGTCGGCGCCTTGGGGTTGTATCTTTTGCGGCGCGCCGCCCAGGAGAATGTGACGATGGATTTGACCAAGCTGCTGTGGTGGCGGAAAGGCAAGTGA
- a CDS encoding MotA/TolQ/ExbB proton channel family protein: protein MFTKRTMRVVLPAFSLFMLGSLTPAFGLTPFSMQDTVTASPPAFSTAVLDTTSQPLTSEAETRRGGIARNFSEWTAQGGWVMYPIYGILILGLGVIMYQFVHIFFDKRYAKPIFLTLEKKFDKKRAYDESEVEELWQLAREHPKSKIAQLLDRLCELWQRDSSAEALQVEIDSFVKSIKERYEVGRSFAMLLSDTAGALGLLGTVLGMYQTFMPGQLESSQIISGMGVALVTTIGGLIVSIILNFGISWAHSTFHRHMELVAERADLFRNRFGKSQSAFVSAKDTGLHPGAFAASPPNNNLAVKSAPPPSRIPSRLKILSGNHQVADAGSMLPKALEVAVEDQHGKPMKNVTVKFEANGSMVSFDNGESVRQVDTDIIGRAKVQARLGKLLGKQKIIAQVNGEANLSETFEVESRVGPADKMYVLAGHLQTGSPGSHLPEPLRLKLEDACGNPVPDQAVLFEVTYNTGRLDRDKTRLEVKTNEDGVAAVGFRLGETPGVNIVKATVKPKGGRKLETSFESMGRE from the coding sequence ATGTTCACGAAGCGCACGATGCGCGTCGTCCTGCCGGCATTTTCTTTGTTCATGCTTGGGAGTTTGACGCCGGCGTTTGGGCTGACTCCCTTCAGCATGCAGGACACGGTGACCGCCTCGCCGCCGGCGTTCTCGACGGCCGTTCTCGACACGACGTCGCAACCGCTCACCAGCGAAGCCGAAACGCGGCGCGGCGGCATTGCCCGCAATTTCTCGGAATGGACAGCGCAAGGCGGCTGGGTGATGTATCCGATTTACGGCATTTTGATTCTCGGTCTCGGCGTCATTATGTATCAGTTTGTCCATATTTTTTTTGACAAGCGCTATGCCAAGCCGATCTTTTTGACCCTCGAGAAAAAATTCGATAAAAAACGCGCCTACGACGAATCCGAAGTTGAGGAACTCTGGCAACTGGCACGAGAACATCCGAAATCCAAAATCGCGCAGTTGCTGGATCGTTTATGCGAGCTTTGGCAGCGCGATTCCAGCGCTGAAGCGCTGCAGGTGGAAATCGACAGCTTCGTGAAATCGATCAAGGAGCGCTACGAAGTCGGCCGTAGCTTTGCGATGCTGCTTTCGGACACCGCCGGCGCGCTGGGTTTGCTTGGTACGGTGCTGGGCATGTATCAAACCTTCATGCCCGGGCAGTTGGAATCATCACAAATCATCTCCGGCATGGGTGTCGCGCTGGTCACCACCATCGGCGGTTTGATTGTCAGTATCATTTTGAATTTCGGCATTTCGTGGGCGCACTCGACTTTTCACCGACACATGGAGTTGGTGGCGGAGCGCGCGGATTTGTTCCGCAATCGTTTCGGCAAGAGCCAATCGGCGTTTGTGTCCGCCAAAGACACGGGGCTTCACCCCGGCGCTTTCGCGGCCTCGCCGCCAAATAATAATTTGGCGGTAAAATCTGCGCCGCCGCCCAGCCGCATTCCCAGCCGGTTGAAAATTCTTTCTGGGAATCATCAAGTCGCAGATGCTGGCTCGATGCTGCCGAAAGCTTTGGAAGTCGCGGTGGAAGATCAACACGGCAAGCCGATGAAAAACGTCACCGTAAAGTTCGAGGCCAACGGCAGCATGGTGAGCTTTGATAACGGCGAGAGCGTCCGTCAGGTCGACACCGACATCATCGGCCGCGCCAAAGTGCAAGCGCGATTGGGCAAGCTGCTCGGCAAGCAAAAGATCATCGCGCAAGTCAATGGCGAGGCGAATTTGAGTGAAACCTTTGAAGTCGAAAGCCGCGTTGGCCCGGCCGACAAAATGTATGTTCTCGCCGGCCATTTGCAAACCGGCAGCCCCGGCTCGCATTTGCCCGAGCCGCTGCGCTTGAAATTGGAAGACGCCTGCGGCAATCCCGTTCCTGATCAAGCCGTCCTTTTCGAGGTCACGTACAACACCGGCCGGTTGGATCGAGACAAGACCCGGCTGGAAGTGAAAACAAATGAGGATGGCGTTGCCGCGGTCGGTTTCCGCCTCGGCGAAACCCCCGGCGTCAACATCGTCAAAGCGACCGTCAAACCCAAGGGCGGGCGCAAGCTCGAAACCTCTTTTGAGTCCATGGGACGGGAGTGA
- a CDS encoding biopolymer transporter ExbD, giving the protein MSPWDGSEAGMMSSGSAVIRYIDICMNLLFGFICFSELSHRDKIELAETAELKPAPPDAEMVVFVGVQSSGVYLLDGEKIRTLNPNVVEQYLLARKAELAQKKYKMRVRVRANYDTPMRFVMRVVDLCDRIEVARSVDVRIGKKVKM; this is encoded by the coding sequence TTGAGTCCATGGGACGGGAGTGAAGCCGGCATGATGAGCAGCGGCAGCGCAGTGATTCGCTACATCGATATTTGCATGAATTTGCTGTTCGGCTTCATTTGTTTTTCGGAGCTGAGCCACCGCGACAAAATCGAGCTGGCGGAGACGGCGGAATTGAAGCCGGCGCCTCCTGATGCCGAGATGGTGGTTTTTGTTGGCGTGCAGTCGAGCGGCGTTTATCTTCTCGATGGCGAAAAAATTCGCACGCTGAATCCGAATGTTGTTGAGCAATATCTACTCGCCAGGAAAGCCGAGCTGGCGCAAAAAAAATATAAAATGCGCGTGCGGGTTCGCGCCAACTATGATACGCCGATGCGTTTTGTGATGCGTGTGGTCGATCTTTGCGACCGGATCGAGGTGGCGCGCAGCGTCGACGTGCGTATCGGCAAAAAGGTCAAAATGTGA
- the purE gene encoding 5-(carboxyamino)imidazole ribonucleotide mutase, with product MPNPLVGIIMGSDSDLPVMQQAAEMLTEFGVPHEITIVSAHRTPQRLFEYARAAEARGLEIIIAGAGGAAHLPGMAASLTPLPVIGVPVKASSLEGLDALLSIVQMPAGVPVATVAINNAKNAGILAAQILGVKFPEIRARVAAYKTQLEKTVLEKAEKMEKGDLDERPKVGINSQGFLDS from the coding sequence ATGCCAAATCCGTTGGTTGGAATCATCATGGGCAGCGATTCCGATCTGCCCGTCATGCAGCAAGCCGCCGAGATGCTCACAGAATTCGGCGTGCCGCATGAAATCACCATCGTCTCCGCCCATCGCACGCCGCAGCGTTTGTTCGAGTACGCGCGCGCTGCCGAAGCCCGCGGGTTGGAGATCATCATCGCCGGCGCCGGCGGCGCGGCGCATTTGCCCGGCATGGCAGCCTCCCTCACGCCTCTGCCGGTCATCGGCGTCCCGGTGAAAGCGTCCTCGCTCGAAGGATTGGATGCGCTTCTCTCCATCGTGCAAATGCCCGCTGGGGTGCCGGTCGCGACGGTTGCGATCAACAACGCTAAAAATGCCGGCATTCTCGCCGCGCAAATTTTGGGCGTCAAATTTCCTGAAATCCGCGCCCGGGTGGCGGCTTATAAAACGCAGTTGGAAAAAACCGTGCTGGAAAAAGCGGAGAAGATGGAAAAAGGCGACTTGGATGAGCGCCCGAAAGTTGGAATAAATTCTCAAGGTTTTCTTGATTCATAA
- a CDS encoding DUF455 family protein: MLAVDKSHPKIKGLELSENLSDAEIETLWGEVPWLRPKDHVARLRHFISLEFALTRLLAGWVPACASYEWKTQIPQRMHEDMQHIRRLRERLRELPGGAAEITPSPTLSRFITAIGAADSAASFLSAFYFEIKRDLLQAYQDYRDHCDPIFDAPTIYILEGLIPEKQRQLMWAVDLLQHAKFNPELFAQIKRWREFVRHCINLLGGVANVEPAWSENAMPPSPVREPAGPAPLKPQQDPRFKVMDRFPLNKTEDPFYLTLKEIIYHNATEWQVIDPMCYIFYGIRNMPLDFFVDFSRHIWDECRHSLMGLRRLRELGYDIEDFHWPHYGSRLEALEDYFAELTMVGEACSFTRKKGSIAPFLKFNDPRSAMLPEIDCVDERLHVRFGRQWLPVMFKNNKGDERPLEAIADSTRLRLAQDWTQFEGLSEEEREKIARSFAGFCTTIEFALDFTVYESRKP; the protein is encoded by the coding sequence ATGCTTGCCGTCGACAAATCCCATCCCAAAATCAAAGGCCTCGAGCTCAGCGAAAATCTTTCTGATGCCGAAATCGAAACATTGTGGGGTGAAGTCCCGTGGCTTCGTCCGAAAGACCACGTCGCCAGGCTCCGACATTTCATCAGCCTCGAGTTTGCGTTGACGCGTTTGTTGGCGGGTTGGGTGCCGGCCTGCGCAAGTTATGAGTGGAAAACGCAAATTCCCCAGCGAATGCACGAAGACATGCAGCATATTCGCCGCTTGCGCGAGCGGTTGCGGGAATTGCCCGGCGGAGCGGCTGAAATCACGCCATCGCCAACTTTGTCAAGATTCATTACGGCCATCGGCGCGGCGGACAGCGCGGCAAGTTTTCTCAGCGCTTTTTATTTCGAGATCAAGCGCGATTTGCTGCAGGCGTATCAGGATTATCGCGATCACTGCGATCCGATTTTCGATGCCCCGACGATTTATATTTTGGAAGGTCTGATTCCAGAGAAACAGCGGCAGTTGATGTGGGCGGTCGATCTGTTGCAGCACGCCAAATTCAACCCCGAGCTTTTTGCGCAGATCAAGCGCTGGCGCGAGTTTGTGCGGCATTGCATTAATCTACTGGGCGGCGTTGCGAACGTCGAGCCGGCTTGGAGTGAAAACGCCATGCCGCCGAGTCCGGTTCGCGAGCCGGCCGGCCCGGCGCCGCTCAAACCGCAACAAGATCCGCGCTTCAAAGTGATGGATCGCTTTCCACTCAACAAGACTGAAGATCCATTTTACCTCACATTGAAAGAAATCATTTATCACAATGCCACCGAATGGCAGGTGATCGATCCGATGTGTTACATTTTTTACGGCATTCGGAACATGCCGCTGGATTTCTTTGTCGATTTTTCGCGCCACATTTGGGATGAATGCCGGCATTCGCTGATGGGTTTGCGCCGCTTGCGCGAGCTGGGTTACGACATCGAGGATTTTCACTGGCCGCACTATGGCAGCCGCTTGGAGGCGCTGGAGGATTATTTTGCGGAATTGACCATGGTCGGCGAGGCGTGCAGCTTCACGCGCAAAAAAGGCAGCATCGCGCCGTTTTTAAAATTCAACGATCCACGCAGCGCCATGCTGCCGGAGATCGACTGCGTCGACGAGCGCCTGCACGTGCGCTTCGGGCGCCAGTGGCTGCCGGTGATGTTCAAAAACAACAAGGGCGACGAACGGCCGTTGGAAGCGATCGCGGATTCAACTCGGTTGCGTTTGGCACAGGATTGGACGCAATTCGAAGGCTTGAGCGAAGAAGAACGCGAGAAGATCGCCCGCAGCTTTGCCGGCTTTTGTACGACGATTGAATTTGCGCTGGATTTTACGGTTTATGAATCAAGAAAACCTTGA
- a CDS encoding ATP-binding protein gives MPVEFFIGRSTQLQHIMTRAVGQVAAGKPVSVFLEGEYGIGKTSVAHFTQWLAERNHGLLGIYATLESAESMDDVGAAVLEATFRSGVYNPTLGEKIREGMAKFVGEQSLFGVTVHADALRKEAPNVTRGLLPFLRQTLECVRSDGTRGVFLVLDEINGIAGNPKFAYFLKGIVDSNAAISLEKPALPLLLMLCGVEQRRRQLIAQHEPVGRIFEVVTIARMAEEEI, from the coding sequence GTGCCGGTAGAATTTTTTATCGGAAGATCGACGCAACTCCAGCACATTATGACGCGCGCCGTTGGTCAAGTCGCAGCCGGAAAGCCGGTTTCGGTCTTTCTAGAAGGCGAGTATGGAATCGGCAAGACTTCAGTGGCTCATTTTACCCAGTGGCTGGCCGAACGGAATCACGGGCTGTTGGGAATTTATGCCACGCTCGAAAGCGCCGAAAGCATGGATGATGTCGGCGCGGCGGTGCTGGAGGCGACATTCCGTTCCGGCGTTTACAACCCGACGCTTGGCGAAAAAATTCGTGAAGGCATGGCCAAGTTTGTCGGCGAACAGAGCCTTTTCGGGGTGACCGTTCATGCCGACGCCCTTCGTAAAGAAGCGCCCAACGTCACTCGCGGCCTTTTGCCTTTTTTGAGGCAAACGCTCGAATGCGTTCGCAGCGATGGCACGCGCGGCGTCTTTTTGGTTTTGGACGAAATTAACGGCATCGCCGGCAATCCGAAATTTGCTTATTTTTTGAAAGGAATTGTCGATTCCAATGCCGCCATTTCACTGGAGAAGCCGGCGTTGCCTCTTCTCCTGATGTTGTGCGGAGTCGAACAGCGGCGGCGGCAATTGATTGCGCAGCATGAGCCGGTGGGACGAATCTTCGAGGTGGTCACGATCGCGCGAATGGCCGAAGAAGAAATTTAA
- a CDS encoding biopolymer transporter ExbD, producing MARTGMIIRYIDIALTMLFGFVAISDIERKTQVKLPREVAAVSSPSQLKTVSILVLDGPRYTVLDGAQEVASDADLLRIEQVLRGLQQSYLRRQEDVIFLIQPDPNSPIQLTVNVLDVCERNHFVKNINYVEPGI from the coding sequence ATGGCCAGAACCGGAATGATCATTCGTTACATCGATATCGCCTTGACGATGCTGTTCGGCTTCGTTGCGATCAGCGATATCGAGCGCAAGACGCAGGTGAAATTGCCGCGCGAGGTCGCCGCCGTCAGCTCGCCCTCCCAGCTCAAGACGGTTTCGATTCTCGTGCTGGACGGTCCGCGCTATACGGTGCTCGACGGCGCGCAGGAAGTCGCCAGCGATGCGGATTTGCTTCGCATCGAGCAGGTATTGCGCGGGCTGCAGCAAAGTTATTTGCGCCGCCAGGAAGACGTCATCTTTCTCATTCAACCCGATCCCAACTCGCCGATTCAACTGACCGTGAATGTGCTGGATGTTTGTGAACGAAACCACTTTGTGAAGAATATCAATTATGTCGAGCCTGGTATATAG